The Thioalkalivibrio thiocyanodenitrificans ARhD 1 nucleotide sequence TCATGGTCATCGGCATCATCTGGATGCGGAAGATCGTGCGGATCGACGTATGAACGGAGACATGTCATGGAACCGCTAGGCAACCTGATCGCCCTGCTCGACGAGCTCATGACTAACCCCGAAGCGGCACAAATCGGGTTCGCCGCCATGATGGGGCTGGCGGCCTTTACCCTGATGGTGGCGATGATGCTGTTGCTCGCGGGTCTGGCAGACCCATTGCGCCGCCGGCTCCAGCATCTCGAGCAGGACGAGGGCGAAAAGCGCACAGGGTCGATCATGATGCGGCTGTTCGCACCCGTGGGCGATTACCTGGTGCCCACCGAGCGTGAAAACCGCTCCAGGGCGGCCCTGCGCCTGCGCCACGCAGGGATTCGTTCACCCACCGCATTGCGGGCTTTCTACGGAGCAAAACTGGCCCTCGCCGCTTTGCTGCCGCTGGTCGTCCTCGGCGTTGTCACCACCTTCTTCCGGGTATCGGTAACCGCAACCCTGCTGTTCGCCATCTCCGCCGCCCTCGGCGGCTACCTTCTGCCTACCCTGTGGCTGGAGCGGGCCATCCGCCGGCGCACCCGCGCACTGCGCCGCGGCCTGGCGGATGCCCTGGATCTGCTGGTGGTCTGCAGCGAAGCCGGGCTCGGACTGGGACAGGGAATCCAGCGTGTCGCGGAGGATCTGGAGGTCAGCCACCCGGAGTTGTCGGACGAACTGCTGCTGTTCAACATGCAGACGCGCGCCGGTATGGACAACCGGGAGGCGTTGCGGGATCTGGAGGAGCGTACCGGTGTGGA carries:
- a CDS encoding type II secretion system F family protein, which encodes MEPLGNLIALLDELMTNPEAAQIGFAAMMGLAAFTLMVAMMLLLAGLADPLRRRLQHLEQDEGEKRTGSIMMRLFAPVGDYLVPTERENRSRAALRLRHAGIRSPTALRAFYGAKLALAALLPLVVLGVVTTFFRVSVTATLLFAISAALGGYLLPTLWLERAIRRRTRALRRGLADALDLLVVCSEAGLGLGQGIQRVAEDLEVSHPELSDELLLFNMQTRAGMDNREALRDLEERTGVEDIRGLVTTLLQSMRFGTSIAATLRIFAAEMRDKRTQEAEEKAAKVSTKMLFPLVFCVFPSFFVVALGPPMLGAMAALGAR